DNA from Alnus glutinosa chromosome 2, dhAlnGlut1.1, whole genome shotgun sequence:
atatatatgaattgaaataaagaaagaaaaattctatCATCCACTTCTTTTTGTCTAAATTCGGTTAGTTAATGTTGTTAAaattattgagacaagagttataaTATAGTTTatgcaaattaatttttttgttattaatgtaGAAATATATGAGATGTATAACGTTCAGACTTTCTTTATATAATAGCAACAATTTAgtccttaaaattttattttgtagatgTAAGTTATAGACCGAACCATATAAATTTTtgtatctatttatttaatccgcattttattttattttcttatactatcaatttttttctttcaaaatgcCATCTCttaaaacattaattttattatattaataaaaaatgaaaacattaaaaaaagataGGGTAGATGGGGTGGACGTGGATCCAAAGAGAATATAGTGAAGTATTTATATTTGGGCCTTAAACAGCCCAGTTGGATCCATTTTAGTTCCATTCCATGTCTCGGCCTGAACGAAACCAATACTCTCATATCAATTTCATTTTGAGGtgtgttttgtgttatttatttatttattttttgtatgtctgatttgtaaatttattattgaaccTAAAATACtaaatgtgatttataaattcaatgatgaatttgtACATATCTGATAATAGGAAAACAAACACCGAGATGTGCAAGAACATTCTTAGTAGatttatcaaaaaattgttagttttaGGTGAGTTAATTTGTTGAAGAatccgtttggatttgcgatttcaaaaagtgatttaaaataacgattttaaaatgtgggatttgaaaaaaatgatttttgaaaacgcagttaagcatttggcaaaatcgcagtttgacctttaaaatcgcgaatttacctttaaaattatgcgtttttcaaaaaagcactatcttatctgcgatttgaaaaagcagattttctgcgttttcaattcgcaatttttaaaaacacagttcccaaatgatttatgttttgcgatttggtttaaaatcccacttattgtctacgaaatcgcaaccCCAAACGCACTCGAAATAATCTAAAATGAGTCTCAGCATTAAAAAATTTTGATGGGTAAACAGTAGTCACCAACAATAGTCAATAATATTCActcctaaaaataataaaaaaattattaatttttgtttttaaaaaatttctctttaatACATTAAATGcaacttttattttgaaaaaaattatttaaataaaataataatattgaatAGCTAAAATTGTGAGGTGTTGAGAGTGTAAGTgactaaaatagagaaaatgattttaaataatttttaatgtcgcatttctcttttgttttgtcaaCACGGTATTCGCGTGGTACAACTTATAAGGCCACCCAACAAGCATACCGCCGAACAAGACATTTTAGCCGTCAAGTTGTAGTCTTGTGTAGGGTTTTGCAGGCGAAGCAGAAGAGAGAGGGAAAAGTTTCTTCCGCAATCAACAATGGCCGACGAAGATTACAATGAGTTGGACAtggggttctctctctctctctctctctctctctctctctctctctctctctctctatacgTATATTCGTATTGTTTTGTAAAGagtgagggtttttttttttttttgcatttgaTTCGTATTTCTTTAAGCGTCGTTTGGTTTCTGACCAAAGATGGGATAGAAAGGGGAACCGAAATCTCAATTCTTCGTTTTCTTATTGTTTTGCATTCGAGAAAACAAATGCCTCCACTAAAACAGAACCTAAaacaattattttcaaaattaatatacaATAAATATCTCATGGTTTgagttttctcagcaaccaaacagtgTGTAACTGGATAATCTTTgggttctctgaactctctctctctctctctctctctctctctctaattttttGTGGGTTTTCTGTGGGAATTCCTGATTTTCCCCTTTTTACTTTCtcgctttattattattactgattgaattggagagagagagctctaaTTCATGGTGTAATACATGCTGGTTGAATGATAGTTTCATTATGAGTCTTGCTCGGCTGTATCCAAAGTGTTTTGACGGAAACTGTCTAATCAGGGAAGCATAAAATATTAGATTTCTATTTTGAATAGAGACATGCGAAACTGGTAGCTAAGTTTCATGGGGAGTTTTTAGGTACAGTTCAATTCATGATCGTTTGTGATTATTTAGATAGTTTTTAGCTGAAGTACGGCTTGGGGTTCAGTTTAGCGAAAAGGCGGGCTACAAATAGCTGCAATTTCCAAAAATTCATCGAAGGGTTGTTTGACTGTTATATTTGATGATGTCTTCAACGCATGTGGTCGTTATTTGAAGGCAATCTAAGAGAAGTTCTACTCACTTCGCAGCAAATGAATCCCCATATGTTCTATAGTTTTTAGGTTTCGACTCTTGCTAAAAATTTCAAGTCCTTCATAGCTGTTGGATGAGGCTTAAATGGATGTGATGTTGTTGATGGCTTGTTTCTATTATCATTGAAGTAATGCATGATATGAAATGAACATCAAAATACTGACATTACCTTCGAGAAGTACTGCCTGtattaaagttttcttttatcaagTTTCTTTTTCTCCTGATGCGGACCAActtcattgattttttctctttcatacGAAACTAATTAAGAAGCTTTTAGTTTCATAGAAAGAGAGTGAGTGAGAGTGGGAGagaacaattgaaaaaaataaaaataaagaagtatGCCCTGTATTCGGGAAATGGCTGTTAGTTTAAAGTATCTGTGCTTCCTAGTACATGTTTGCCTCTCAATGAAGCTAATCCATTTGCTATTTCACCTGCATCTTGCTTGCTAAGAGTTGCCTTTGTTCATCTAAGATGTAAGAAATCTTTAGGTTCAGATATAGACCATAAGGTATTGATGATGAATGTTACAGTGGTTCGTAAATTCAAAGGATCTCTGCGTTATTTTAATGCTAGATGTTAAGAGTAACTATCTTAAGCTCAGATAATGGAAGCAGCACAAATGCTTGAAAATGATTGTATAATTTTCTGTAGAGAAGCTTGACCTATGAAGCAGCTTTCTTTGTAAGTCAACAGTCAATCCAGCAAACAAAGGTCGTTGGCTAAACGGTGCCACCGTTGCAgcagtttttatttgtttttttctttttcggtcTGCCATGGTTGCAGCTGTAGTTACTGCGTCTGGGGTCCAGATAATAGCCTTTAGCCCATTAGCCATTTGCATCGGACTTAACCTGCTTCCTTCTAGCCATCTCATATAGAGATTGGTTCTCCTCCAAAATCAGATTACGTATGCATTGTTGATGATATTCTCTATTTATTACGTTTTCAAGCCTTTGAACCTTAATCTTGGTTGCCAGTTCCCCATTTGGAAGTAGAAAACAATAGCATCTTGCTAAACATTcaaaaatttgataaatttttgcagtttcttttttaaataggAACATGCACTGTCCATTGATATAGACATCAGCCATGGGACAAAGACGTCAGTCAAGATCAGAACGCATCATACACAGCATTCTCCTCCTACCATCATAACCAAAAGCTTTCAATGGTTTTACACCGGATTTCATGCATTTCTGCAAAGTCAGGCTTCTCCTCAGCCATGTCATGCCTTTTGGGCTTGCATTGGAGTTTCCTAGGCCTAGTCATATCCTTTGATAGTGGGGATATGATGGTGACCAAAGCATCCCAATAATTGGTTTTATATACCAAAAGTTTAAAAAGCTAGAAATTGGAACCTGTTGTACTACATCAACTTGTAGTTCCAATATAGGTCATAAATTGTAAGAACATGACTgtctaataaaaaattgtgatggGTTTGGATTGCAGCATTTAAGATATGGATGATCACTCAAATGTCTTTGTCCCTAGAATACTAAATAGGTTCATTGAAATCATTATTACTTGAATTATGTTTGTGCACATTTATATGCTTGTGCATAGGGAGCTTGAGTCTTTGATTCTGGAACTGTATATTTTCAATAAGCTTCTTAAAATGTGCCTTACGAAATGTTTGGCTGCAGATATGAGGATGAACCAGTGGAGCCTGAGATTGAAGTAAGGAGTCATTTTTGCTTCCTGGAAGAATCTGATGAACtgaatatttttggtttttttccccctttaaAACAGTTGATTAACATATTGGCTGAATGATGAACAGGAAGGTGCTGAGGAAGATGTAGAGAACGAGAACAATGAAGACGTTACTGGAGAACCTGTTGAAGCTGAGGAGAAAGAACAGCAGCAACCAGTAGAACGTCCTCGTAAGACCTCAAAATATATGACAAAGTATGAGCGTGCCAGAATCTTGGGTACCCGCGCTGTCCAGATCAGGTTTTCTTTTCATAGCCTATCAGTCTAAAAGTTTGCTGTCAACTTTGGTTGATTCCATAACATgatatcattttccttcttggtgAGCAGCATGAATGCGCCTGTGATGGTTGAGTTGGAGGGTGAAACTGACCCACTTGAGGTGAGATGATTTAACAGCGCTATCTGATGGCACTTTCCTAAAAAAGCTATGTTGGATGAAATTTTAAAAGCAGATCCTTCATCTCGTTCTTTCTTCTTAGATTCATGCAACCAGACCTTTATTAGGCTGGATAACTCTTGCTGAACCGATGGTTTGGTGCATTCAGACATTGAACCTCATCTCTTTTCCCTGTTAAGGCTTGATATGCATAAAGTTGACATTGTTGCTTTTATTGGCTAActgttggttttttatttttatttttattttggtgaaGAAAAAGTACAAGAAGTTCTCTTTTTGATATGAAACAAAATAGCATATCTATATTAAAATTTGCAGTTAGCAAAATTATCTACTAGTATTCCACTATTCTTATTCGACAAGGCAATGTCTAGAATAGGTCCAAGAAGTCTTCTTTTTGATTTGAAACAAACTAGTGGTATCTATATTGGACTTTGCATTTAACTAAATTATCTAATAGTTTTCCACCATTCATATTTGATAAACTAATGTGTGTCCGTAATAGGTCCACTTCTATAGGATGATGAAAGTGGAGTTTCCCATTGTATGGTGTGTGATGACAACATAACAGGAAAAGTCTAATAAGTTTGTAGATAAGAATGGTGAAATCTTCCATGCCATAATTCTTTTATCTGATTTATTGTGTTTCTCTGTGGTATTGAAAGCAGTTAGTGATATCTCATTTATCCAACCTTTTCAGATTGCAATGAAGGAGCTTCGGGAGCGGAAGATACCCTTCACCATTCGCCGCTACCTGCCTGATGGAAGGTGAGGTTCTCAAttcaaagttttcattttttttacccTGATTTATTGGAAATTTGGTTTCTAGCTAAAGCTTACGGTTGTAagtgaagaatatatatatatatttgacaatGGTAGCCCTATCTATGGTTATCCTTGGGTTTTGCCTTTAACATTGAGCATTGGTCTGAtacaagcttttttttttgttcttttctttattgtttccATGAAATTTTCCAGTTATGAGGACTGGGGAGTCGATGAATTGATTGTAGAAGACTCATGGAAGAGGCAAGTGGGGGGCGATTGATCTCCTTttgtattaatattattaatggaCTGTGGAAGTTCTGTATGATGTGAACTAAAACCTTGTAGCTCCCTCctttagtccaaaaaaaaaacaaaataaaaggagaatCGAGACTTCATAACTTCTTGATTGTAATCCTATATATGCGCGTAATTGTGAACGCACATATAATGGAGCTGTAATTAATGTTATGTTATTgacttttttgttgttgttgttgttgttgtgtgtgtgtgtgtgtgagagagatatGGATGCACTTCCTGCCGGCAATTAACATATTATGTGCTGTATATATGTGAACTTGCGAAAATCTAAGGAAAAGTTTTTAGGCACATTGTGAAATATCTCTCTATTACTGGAAATAATGGCTaatgaattgaaaaaattgacaTACCGAGGGGCTTCTCGATTTAGAACTTTTGATTTGAAAACCCATCTCGATTTTCTCTCTAAATTCTAAAAAGATACTTAGAATTATTGCTAGTGAGCAGTACATTATTTATATTCACAATCAGTTCTTCAGGCCTCTACATATTTTCTTGGTTGGTGTGAAAATGAATTtatggagagagagacagagagagagaagcattaggttggtcaggtgggtctttatttatttatttatttttttctgaattGAAGACAGTCGCATTTGAAGTAATTGTATATTCCTATTAAATTTGCAATAATCTTACTAAATCTTGGCCTGAAAATCAAAATCCTTGTTTACATTCTCTTGAACGAGTATACCACCAAGTAATTTTTGCACTTGACAAAATGAGGCTATACACTTGAATGAATGAATCAAAGAAAATCCTGGAAACAAATGCTCTGATCCTATGGGTGCTGGTTTTTTTGATCTATGAGGaagcataaataaataagaaaatattctCTCATAATTCCTTCTCTATCCAATTCTTGGTCGTTCTTAATACAAATTCTTAAATATATTCTCATGTGTAAATTTATTAACCTCCATGTTAGTGTCTGCAAGATAGTAGTTAAGAGCCAGTCAATATATAATTCTGAGGAGAGTAGGGATGAAAATTCCTCGACAACAGCTGGTAtgttcataatatatatatatatatatatttttttttttctggtatGAATGAATTATGTTACCACTTTTGCTGATTAAAGTGCTCTTGAAATGGGAAAAGCAGAGCATTTTTTGGGATGGGAAACACGGATTCTAGTCAGACTGATGAAGCCCCGCCAATGGTCGGGGACTGGTACTTTCGAATTTTTGGTGAAGTTCTTCCTGATCAACACCCACCCGCGGCTAGGGACTTGTACAATCAACTTTTGGTTGAAGATCTTGGTGAACTTAATAATATGCTTCAGGTTCTTTCCTTAATAAAATTGCCTTTAatagtgcaattttaaaccaaattccataaaatatatagtttgaacaatagtgcaattttaaactaaatttcaaaaaatatatagtttaaGAGTGCGTTTTTAAAAGGTTGCGATTTAAAAACCATAGAAAAAATATGCGTTTTTAAATTATATGTAAGAGAATGCGTTTTTAGAAacgtacaattttaaaggttaaattacgattttattaaacgcttaactgtgtttttaataatcgcacattttgaaatcgtaaacccatatgaacctctctctctttaaaTCAGACAAAATTGTTCTTGAATTTTAAAGTTAAAACAAACTCTTCTTATACTTGTTTGATTATGTT
Protein-coding regions in this window:
- the LOC133861917 gene encoding DNA-directed RNA polymerases II, IV and V subunit 6A; the encoded protein is MADEDYNELDMGYEDEPVEPEIEEGAEEDVENENNEDVTGEPVEAEEKEQQQPVERPRKTSKYMTKYERARILGTRAVQISMNAPVMVELEGETDPLEIAMKELRERKIPFTIRRYLPDGSYEDWGVDELIVEDSWKRQVGGD